One Rissa tridactyla isolate bRisTri1 chromosome 1, bRisTri1.patW.cur.20221130, whole genome shotgun sequence DNA segment encodes these proteins:
- the SEPTIN3 gene encoding neuronal-specific septin-3 isoform X1 — protein sequence MEEDVTPHRSRLPTLGSPRRIPGPSSRRDGPLGIPTTPTKRSCFSVTLCRAAGGPPWDRLRGPAPVTPVPPRPRPAAAEGPQRHDGPGWAEAASVAKMGVPCSLPRSGPVETKNEAAMSELVPEPRQKPVVPMKPMGINANLLGYIGIDTIIEQMRKKTMKTGFDFNIMVVGQSGLGKSTLVNTLFKSQVSRKSSGWNREEKIPKTVEIKAIGHVIEEGGVKMKLTVIDTPGFGDQINNENCWEPIEKYINEQYEKFLKEEVNIARKKRIPDTRVHCCLYFISPTGHSLRPLDLEFMKHLSKVVNIIPVIAKADTMTLEEKTEFKQRVRKELEVNGIEFYPQKEFDEDLEDKTENDKIRQESMPFAVVGSDKEYQVNGKRVLGRKTPWGIIEVENLTHCEFALLRDFVIRTHLQDLKEVTHNIHYETYRAKRLNDNGGLPPMTVETEENHESNL from the exons ATGGAGGAGGACGTCACCCCTCACCGCAGCCGTCTGCCCACCCTGGGCAGCCCCCGCCGCATTCCGGGCCCCTCATCGCGGAGAGATGGCCCCCTTGGCATCCCTACCACCCCCACGAAGCGGAGCTGCTTCTCGGTCACTCTGTGCCGGGCTGCTGGGGGTCCCCCCTGGGATCGACTGCGGGGACCGGCCCCCGTCACCCCCGTCCCTCCGCGCCCCCGACCTGCAGCGGCCGAGGGGCCCCAGCGACATGACGGCCCTGGCTGGGCAGAGGCTGCCTCGGTGGCGAAGATGGGGGTACCCTGCTCCCTGCCACGTTCCG GGCCAGTGGAGACCAAAAACGAAGCAGCCATGTCTGAGCTGGTCCCAGAGCCGCGACAAAAACCAGTCGTACCTATGAAACCCATGGGCATTAATGCCAACTTGCTGGGCTACATTGGTATTGACACCATCATTGAGCAGATGCGCAAGAAAACCATGAAGACAGGTTTCGACTTCAACATCATGGTTGTAG GTCAAAGCGGACTGGGAAAGTCGACACTGGTGAACACCCTCTTCAAATCCCAGGTGAGCCGCAAATCTTCAGGCTGGAACCGGGAGGAGAAGATCCCCAAGACGGTGGAGATCAAAGCCATCGGGCATG TCATTGAAGAAGGTGGTGTCAAAATGAAGCTGACAGTGATCGACACGCCAGGATTCGGGGACCAGATCAACAACGAGAACTG CTGGGAGCCTATCGAGAAATACATCAACGAGCAATATGAAAAATTTTTGAAAGAGGAAGTGAATATTGCAAGGAAGAAACGAATTCCAGACACACGAGTGCACTGCTGCCTCTACTTCATCTCACCGACTGGCCACTC CCTGCGGCCTTTGGACCTGGAGTTCATGAAACATCTCAGCAAGGTAGTGAACATCATCCCAGTTATTGCCAAGGCTGACACCATGACCTTGGAGGAGAAGACTGAATTCAAACAAAGA GTGCGCAAAGAGCTGGAAGTAAATGGGATCGAGTTTTACCCCCAGAAAGAATTTGATGAAGACTTGGAGGATAAAACAGAGAACGACAAAATCAGg CAGGAAAGTATGCCCTTCGCAGTAGTGGGCAGCGACAAGGAGTACCAAGTGAATGGCAAAAGAGTCCTGGGCAGGAAAACACCTTGGGGAATCATTGAAG tggaaaacctCACTCACTGTGAATTTGCCCTACTTCGAGATTTTGTCATCAG GACCCACCTTCAGGACCTAAAAGAAGTGACTCACAACATCCACTATGAGACCTACAGGGCCAAGCGGCTGAATGACAATGGAGGGCTGCCCCCCATGACTGTTGAGACAGAGGAAAACCACGAAAGTAACCTGTGA
- the SEPTIN3 gene encoding neuronal-specific septin-3 isoform X2, whose translation MFKGPVETKNEAAMSELVPEPRQKPVVPMKPMGINANLLGYIGIDTIIEQMRKKTMKTGFDFNIMVVGQSGLGKSTLVNTLFKSQVSRKSSGWNREEKIPKTVEIKAIGHVIEEGGVKMKLTVIDTPGFGDQINNENCWEPIEKYINEQYEKFLKEEVNIARKKRIPDTRVHCCLYFISPTGHSLRPLDLEFMKHLSKVVNIIPVIAKADTMTLEEKTEFKQRVRKELEVNGIEFYPQKEFDEDLEDKTENDKIRQESMPFAVVGSDKEYQVNGKRVLGRKTPWGIIEVENLTHCEFALLRDFVIRTHLQDLKEVTHNIHYETYRAKRLNDNGGLPPMTVETEENHESNL comes from the exons ATGTTCAAAG GGCCAGTGGAGACCAAAAACGAAGCAGCCATGTCTGAGCTGGTCCCAGAGCCGCGACAAAAACCAGTCGTACCTATGAAACCCATGGGCATTAATGCCAACTTGCTGGGCTACATTGGTATTGACACCATCATTGAGCAGATGCGCAAGAAAACCATGAAGACAGGTTTCGACTTCAACATCATGGTTGTAG GTCAAAGCGGACTGGGAAAGTCGACACTGGTGAACACCCTCTTCAAATCCCAGGTGAGCCGCAAATCTTCAGGCTGGAACCGGGAGGAGAAGATCCCCAAGACGGTGGAGATCAAAGCCATCGGGCATG TCATTGAAGAAGGTGGTGTCAAAATGAAGCTGACAGTGATCGACACGCCAGGATTCGGGGACCAGATCAACAACGAGAACTG CTGGGAGCCTATCGAGAAATACATCAACGAGCAATATGAAAAATTTTTGAAAGAGGAAGTGAATATTGCAAGGAAGAAACGAATTCCAGACACACGAGTGCACTGCTGCCTCTACTTCATCTCACCGACTGGCCACTC CCTGCGGCCTTTGGACCTGGAGTTCATGAAACATCTCAGCAAGGTAGTGAACATCATCCCAGTTATTGCCAAGGCTGACACCATGACCTTGGAGGAGAAGACTGAATTCAAACAAAGA GTGCGCAAAGAGCTGGAAGTAAATGGGATCGAGTTTTACCCCCAGAAAGAATTTGATGAAGACTTGGAGGATAAAACAGAGAACGACAAAATCAGg CAGGAAAGTATGCCCTTCGCAGTAGTGGGCAGCGACAAGGAGTACCAAGTGAATGGCAAAAGAGTCCTGGGCAGGAAAACACCTTGGGGAATCATTGAAG tggaaaacctCACTCACTGTGAATTTGCCCTACTTCGAGATTTTGTCATCAG GACCCACCTTCAGGACCTAAAAGAAGTGACTCACAACATCCACTATGAGACCTACAGGGCCAAGCGGCTGAATGACAATGGAGGGCTGCCCCCCATGACTGTTGAGACAGAGGAAAACCACGAAAGTAACCTGTGA